In the genome of Planctomyces sp. SH-PL62, the window CCTACCTGCAACTCGGATTCATCGACCTGGCCCGCGACCAGCTCCGGGCTTTCCTCGACGCCGCCAAGCCGGGCGAACTCGAGCCCCAGGTCCGCAGCGTCTACGCGAACCAGCTCGACACGCTGAACCGCCAGATGGAGCAGATCAGCCAGACGCTCGGCACCCTCCAGATCGAGCGCCAGGCGGGGCCGATCGAGCTCGGACAGTTCGCCATGAGCCAGGGGGCGGCCGGTCTGGCCATCATCCAGTTCGAGGACGCCGAGCGGGGCAATATGAGCCCGATGATCGTCAAGCCGCAGCTCCTCGACCTGTATTGCGGCACGGGCCAGCCGGATCGCGCGCTGGAGTTGCTCTCCGCGGCCGGCGTCGACGACGCCAGCCTCGGCGATCCCGGGCTGGCGACGTTCCGTCAGGGGCTGGTTTACAAGCTCCTGGGGAACTACGCATCGGCTGCGTCGCTCTGGCAAGGCCGCTCGATCCCGAGACTGGCTTACGACCGGAGCACGAAGGCGATCGGCATCGCCACCCGGATGCTCCACGGCGACCTCGTCGGTGCGGCCAATGACGGCATGTCGGCCCCCAGCCTGCTCGGCCGCGAGGCCGACTGGGAATTCGACCTGGCCCAGTGCCTGCTGGAGTCCGGTGAGCCCGAGCGGGCCGCCGAGCACTACACGAAAGCCCTGGAACTGACCCCGGAAAGCGCCGTCCGTCCGCTCATCGCCTACTACCTGGAGAAGATCGGCAAGCCCGTCCCGCCGAAGCCGGAGCCGGCCCAGGCCCCCGCCGCCGAGGCCGCCAAGCCGGCAGCGACTCCATCTGAGGAGCCCAAGGCCGAGGCTCCCAAGGCCGAGGAGCCGAAAGCCGAGGCTCCCAAGGCCGAGGAGCCGAAAGCCGAGGCTCCCGGGCCGGAGGGGGCCGGGAAGCCCTGACGGGACTTGCCGACGGCGGGCCGTCGACCTGTCAGCGGACGGGTTCGGCGGCCCTGGCCGGCCCGAGGAGGACGACGTTGTCGACCTGGCAGACCACGTCCTGGAAATCGTCGTTCGTCGAGTATTCCCAGCCGATCAGGTAGCTGTTCGGGATCGGCTTCCCGGTGGCCTTGTCGCGGTTGGGATAGATCATTGCCTTGTACGGCTGGGGGGCGAGCCGCTTGTTGACGCGGGCGACGACGGCCGGTTCCGAGAAGACGCCGCCGTCGTCCAGGCCGTCGTTCGACGCCCAGAGGCCGAACGGTTCGTCGCCCGGGTCGAACTCGACCTTCGCTCCCGCTTCGAGAGGGGGCGGGAGGTTGGCGTCGGTCTCCAGGTCCCTGGTCGTGTTCTTGAAGGTATAGGTCCAAGTCTCGCTTTTCGACGGCGCGCCGACGGCTTGCGGCCGATACCAGCCGCCTCGGTTCCGGGTCTCCAGCCCCAACGCGATGACCGGCCGATAGATCACCGGGCCGTCGCCGGCCTTGCGGAACAGGCCCGAGGTCTCTGCGGCCGTCGTGACGACCGGGTTGAGCAGGTCGTCGTACATCGACAGGCCGTAACGGTCCTTCAGGACGACGATCCAGTCGGGTTCGTTCGGCCCCGGCGCGATCTTCGGCTGGGCCGGCGTTTGGGCCGACGCGGCCCCGAGGCAGGTCGCGGCGACCATCCCGCAGGCGGCCGATCGCAACGATCGTTTCATCGACATGTTTTCAGGCTCCCGGCTTCGCGACGGCGGCCGTCCAAGGCAGGGGCGTCCGGGGCCGCCGCGAGGCGAACGCCGCGAGGCCGAGCGCCACGCCCAGCCCCGCCATTGAGACGAGCAGGCCGAGCCGGAACGATCGCGGCTCGTAACTGTAGACGAGGTGATGCGTCCCCGACTCGACGGCGGCCCCGCGCATCATGCGGTTCACGCGGTACACCGGCGAGGGCTGGCCGTCGATGGTCAGCTTCCAGCCCGGATAATAAACGTCGGCCAGGACGACGATCCCCGGCGCATCCAGGGTGACGTCCAACTCCACTCGGTCCGAGCGTGGATAGCCGACCTTCACCACTTCCGACGGTCGGGAGACCCCCCCGCGCGTGAACGGGGCGAGGGCCGCCGCGTCGTCGTTCTCGACCCAGGCGATCTGCCTCGGGTCGTAGGAGATCATCGTCGGGTCGCGCCAGATCGGGTCGTTGTCGTCGTACATGATCTCCATCATGGGGCCGCTGCGGGCCTCGGGCGACATACCTCTCAGCGTCGTCAGCCCCTTGGCCCGATGGACGACCCAGGCCCTCGGAAACTGGTTGAGGTTGCGACGGATCTGGTAATCCTTGGTTTTCACCCAGTCCTCGGCCTGCTTGCGCGATTCGGGCGAGTCGGTTTTGCCGGGCCTGGGGTGGATGATCTCGGTGTCGGCGAGGAACGCGGCGAAGCCCCGATTTTCGTCGAGCCAGTCGTTCGTGTAGGAGGGGAGGATGAAGTACCGCGTGTTCCACATATCGAACGAGCGGCGGGGGAAATAGACCACCTTCTGGCCGGGCGTGATCCCGATGCTGCGGGCGAACTCGGGCGAGGTGGAGAAGAGCCAACCCCCGAAATACCACTCGTAGTCGTACAACTCGGCGACGCCGATCGTGTGCGTGTACTCGACCCCCAGCGTGATCCCGTACTTGGGCTGGATCGTCGCTCGTTCCCATTCCATGAAGTCGCGGACGCGGTCGTCGGAAGCGGACTCGATCCACCCAGCGGGATTCCAGATCGGCGAGCGATGGATGCGATAAGGTCCATCCGACGGCCTGGCCGCCTCGGCGGCCTTGATGACGCCGAGGACCTCGGGCTCCACCTCGAACAGCTCCTGGGGCGCGGTGGCGATCATACGCCGGTTGGCCAATCCGAGGTCGAGCGTGACCAGCAAGAGCACCGCCGCACACGCCAGGCCGGGACGACGAGGGCGCAGCGCGACGAGACCCAGGGTCGCGGCGAAGACGAGAACCCCCTGGCCGAGCGCACGTCGGGTCTCGCCATAGGCCGCGACCGGGTCGAACGGGCCGAACGAGCTGGAGAGCTGCGCCCCCTCGAAGACCTTCAGGATCGGGCCGCGCGCGGACAGCCATCCCAGAAGGCAGGCCGAAGAGAGGCTGAGGAGCACGACGGTCGACCTACGGAGCCTCCGTTCCCGGCCTCGCCCCAGGTCGTCCCAGCCGAACCCGGCCAGCGCGGCGATCCCCAGGATCGAGAAGGTCATCAGCTTGCTCGGGAAGCGGAACTGGCGGAACCCGGGCAGGAACGTGGTCATCGCCCAGTAGACGCCGCCGTCGCCGTCGCGGAGGTGTCCGTCTTTCCTCAGCGGCGGATCGTTGGGTGGGTCGAACGGCCCGATGCCCGGGTAGCCGACGCCGAGGGTCGAATTCGCGAATCGCGAGGCCCAGATCGGGCTGCTGAACTCGCCGAAGCTGCCGAGCAGCGTGACCACCACGATCCAGGAGAGCCAGACCCGCGCCGCATCGCCCCGACGGAACGCGACCGCGGCCAAAGCCAGCAGGATCACCGCCCCGCCCATGTAAAGCGAAGGGACCCAAACCTTGCTGCGGTCCGCCGAGATCTTGACGAGGTCGACCCAGCTGGCGTTGCCGTCGAAGTAGGACCCGAAGACGTTGGGCCAGAGCATCTCGACCAGACGAAACGGCTCGACGCTGAACGGGTAGATCTCGTGGGGCCCGCCCGCCGCCGCACGAGTCGTCTGTTGCGTGAACTCGACCACGGGGAGGAGCTGCGCGGCGGTCAGCGCCCCCGCCAGCGCCCCGGCGACCCCCAGGCCCATCGCCAGCCGCCACACGGTCCGTCGCTCCCGCGTCGGCTTCTTCCGGACGAAGTAGATCGCCAGGACGATCGCCCAGACGACCGGCACCACGGCCGGCGCCCAGAGCATCCAGGGGAGCGGGGGCGTGGGCTTGTCGGGAAGCTTGGCGGGGCGGAGGCTCGGCAAGACTCGCGCCAGCTCCAGGGTCGCCATCGTCCAGATCCCGGCGACGAGCAACCCGAGCAGGATCGCTCGCCAGGGAAGCGCCGTGCGCGTCGTCGAAGGCTCGGGCGGCTGGGCTTCGCGGAAGCCGCGACCCGAGGTCCAGGCCGCGCCCGCCGCGTAGGCTAGCGCGCAAAGCCCCATCAAGTAGGCGGACTGGGGATCGCCGCCGAGCGTCTGCATCGCCAGCACGACCGCCAGGCCGAGGACGGCCCACCGCGACCCGTCGCGGATCCATCGGTCCACCGCGAGGAAGCCCAAAGGCAGCCACGCCGCGCCCACCAGATAGATGATGTTGCAGTACTGGAACAGGATCGGCCCGCAGAACGAGTACGACAGCGCGCTCAGCCCCGCGCCGGTCCAGCTCACCTTCCAGGAACGCATCAGGGCGAGCATCGCCGCGAAGGCCAGCGCCACATGGCCGACGATGTAGAGGCGAGCGGCCCAGGCGTAGGGGAGGACGGCGTACACGACCTTGCCGGGATAGAGGACGGCGGCCGTGGGATTGCCCATGAGAGGCATCCCGGAGTTTTCTTCGGGCTCCCAGAGCGGCCAGCGACCCGCGTCCCACTCGCGCTGCACGCGCTCGTAGAGGGGGTAATAGAAATGGGCCGCGTCGCGGTAGGCGAACTGGTGGCCGTCGAGGAGGACTCGATGGAAGCAGGCGAGCAGCAGCGCCGCCAGGCAACCGAACACGAGGAGCTTGGCGATCAGGGAGTCGCGAGTCATGAAGGCGTCTCGAGGCCCGAGGGGAAGGCTGAGGCGTTGTCGCGGGCGATTCGAGCCTATCCTACCACGTCACCAACCCGGAGTCGCATCCGGCGACCGTCGTTGCAACGCTCCGCGCGCGGGGACGCCCGCCGGGCCCGGTTTCACTCGGGCGCGGCGGGCGTCGTGGGGCGTCCGAGGATTCACGATCCCGCGATCAGCCGCCGGGAGGCGTCAACGCGGCGACCGGGTCGGGGCAGGTGCCGTCGGGGTTGTCTGGCAGCTTGGCCGGGAGCAGCTCGGCTGTCGACTTCACCTCGCCGGTGAGGGCCCTCATGAAGGCGATGACGTCGGCGATCTCCTGGGGGGTCAGCTTCAGGGGGACCATGTCCTTGTCGAGCGACGGGTTCGGGGTGCCGCCCTTGTTGTAGTGGTCCATGACCTCTTCGAGCGTCTTCATGCTTCCGTCGTGCATGTACGGGGCGGTGAGTTCCACGTTGCGGACGGTCGGGGTCTTGAAGGCGCCCAGGCTGTGGTCCCCCTTCTGACCGATCGGCTCGGGGGCCCAGCGACCGGGATCGTCGTGCTGTTTCTTGGCCTCGTTCCAGCCGATGCCCAGGTTATGGAATTCCTCGTCCGTGAAATTGGCGCCGACGTGGCAGAGGGTGCACTTGGCTTTCTGGAGTTCGACCGTCGGCTCGTACTCGTCTTCGGGGTCGAGCCGGAGGCCGAAGAGCACCATCCCGCGCTTCTCGCTCTCATTCAGGACGTCGTACTCGCCGTGGATGTAGCGGTCGTATTTCGAGTTGCCGGAGAGGGCCGCGACCCGCTCGAAGGTGGCGATGGCCTTGGCCATGCCGTCGAGGGTGACGTCGGTGCCGAACACCTTGCGGAACCACTGCCGGTACTCGGGGACCTCGCGAAGCCGCTTGACGATCTGCTCGTGCTTCTGCTCGCCCATCTCGATCGGGTTGACCATCGGGCCTTGCGCCTGGCCCTCCAGGCTCGGGGAGCGACCGTCCCAGAACATGTGCTTGCCGTAGGCCGTGTTGAAGACCGTGGGGGAGTTGCGATTTCCGCGCTGGCCGTCGATGCCGGCCGAGACCCGGCCGCCGTCGCTCCAGCCCTTGTCCGGGTTGTGGCAGGTCGCGCAACTCACGCTCCCGTCGAGCGAGACGCGAGGGTCGAAGTAGAGGAGGCGGCCCAGTTCGTACTTGCCCTTGGTGATCGGGTTGGAGAGCGGGACGACGCTCTTGGGGGTCAGCGGCGGAAGGCCCTTGGGGACGACGACCTCGAGCGGCTCGTCGTCGATCAGGCTCGGATCCGAACGCTGATAGAGGAACTCGGCGGGGTTGGCCGGATCTTCATCGGGGGGCTTGTTCGGCTCGTCCTGGAGCATCGCGAGGATGCGCGGGCCCCCCTTGGCGGCGGCCTGCATGGACTGCTGGAGGAGGGCCGATCCCGCGAGCAGCAGCACGCCGGGGACCAGCAGCGGACGCAATCTCGACATCGTCATCAAGGGGCTCCGGATGGAAGGGGTGCCGAGCAGGTCCGCGTCGTCGCGGCTCGCGACTTCTCGCCAGCCGTCGCGACGGCGAACCCCGGGCGGCCGGCTCGTGGCCGCCACGTCATTTCCGTTTCTTCGCGAGGAACTCCTCGGCGTTGCGAAGGGCCTGGTCCACCAGGTCGTCCCACGCCTCGTCGATGTATCGGGGCGGGCCCCCCTTGGCCGCGACGTGGGACGCCACGTCCGCAGTGTCGACCATCTCGATCGCGTCCCAGGGGCAGATTTGCTGGCAGTGCTTGCAACCGATGCAGCGATCCAGATCGATGTCGCAGAAGCCCATCAGGCCCGGATGGTCCTCGCCGGCGACCTTGTAGATGCACTCGACGGGGCAGATTTCCAGGCAGGCGTCGCAGCCTGTGCAGCCGTCGGCGTTGATCACCGCGAGGATTTTGGGGATGACTTTCCGAGGTTTTTGAGCGAGCGACGCCGACATCGCCGTCCTTCCCGAAAACACGGACGCCGCAGCCGATCCCCCCTCCCGAGGGAGGCGGGGCGGCCCGCCGAACCTCGCGTCGACATTCGCCGCGAGCCCGGACTCGCCAGGCGGCCGAATCTCTTATATCGTACCGGAGAGGCCCTTATCAAGAATCATTCTCGATCCCCGGCCGGCATCGGACCGGGGCGAACCGGAGCGCGACCTTGAAACAGACGCCGAGGACGGGCCTGACGGGCGAGATGATCGTCGAGGTCGTGGAGGAGAACTGCATCAACTTCGCCGACGGCCGAATGCCGGCGGTCCTGTCGACGCCCTGGCTCGTGGCGTACCTCGAATTCGTCGCCCGAGACGCGCTGGCGGTCTGCCTGGAGGACCACGAGCGGAGCGTCGGCGCGCTGGTCGAGATCGAGCACCTGGCCCCGAGCCCGATCGGCGCAAGGGTGACGTGCCGGGCTCGCGTGATCCACGTCGACGGCCCGATCGTGACGTTCCACATCGAGGCGTTCGACGAGACCGAGGCGGTCGCCCGGGGCCTCCACAAGCGCCGGGTCATCGACGCCGACCGATTCGCCCGTCGGGTCGAGAAAAAGCGCAGGCCCGCCGGCTCATGAGGGCTCGGGCTCCGCGTGGTCGGCCGCGACGAACGGCGGGAATTCGCCCGCGCGATGCCGTCGGGCGAGGTCGCGGTAGTGCCTCCAGGACTGCTCGAGCTTCCACTGCGTCGACTCGCCGAGGAGCCGAAGGACGCGCGCCGGCGAGCCGACGACGAGCGAGCCGGGGGGGATTTCCATGTTCTCCAGTAGGAGCGCGCCGGCCCCGACCACCGACCCCGCCCCGACCTTTGAACCGTTGAGCAGGACGGCCCCCATGCCGATGAGGCAGTCGTCCTCGACGCGGCAGCCGTGAAGGATCGCCCGGTGGCCGACGGTCACGCGGTTGCCGACGACGCACGGCGCCCCGGGGTCGGCGTGGATCATCGTCAGGTCCTGGATGTTGGTCGACGCGCCGATGCGGATCTGCTCCGTATCGCCCCGGATGACGGCGTGATACCAGACGCTGGAATCGGGACCGATGTGGACGTCGCCCATCACGAACGCGCCGGGGGCGACGAAGGAGGCGGGGTCGATCTTTGGTTGCCCGGGACTTGATGAGTCGGCCATAATGATGAGTTGAGTCGTGAGCCGAACGATGCGACCCGTCTCGATCCGCGAGACCGACCCGAGGAGCGCCTCCCCGCATGCCTCCGTATCGATCCTTCGTCGCCGCGTTCTGTCTGGTCGTCGTCCTCGCGGCCCCGGCCGGGAAGGCCGAGCCCCCCTCGGTCGACTTCAGCCGCGACGTCCTCCCCATCCTCTCCGAAAATTGCCTCCTCTGCCACGGTCCTGACGCCGCCGCCCGCAAGGCCGACCTCCGCCTCGACGTGTCGGAGAGCGCCCTCCGCAAGGAGGAGCCGATCATCGTGCCCGGCGATCCCGAGGAGAGCGAGTTCCTCCGACGGCTCACGACCGACGACGCCGACGAGAAGATGCCGCCGGCGAAATCGGGCAAGACGCTCACTCCCGAGCAGGTCGCGACCCTCACGAAGTGGGTCGAGGAAGGCGCGCGATGGGGCAAGCACTGGGCCTTCGACGCCCCCCGCCGGCCCGAACCGCCGGTCGTGCATCGTCCCGAATGGGTCCGCAACCCGATCGACCGCTTCGTGCTGGCCCGGCTGGAACGGGAAGGGATCGCGCCCGCCCCCGAGGCCGATCCCGCGACCCTGATCCGTCGGCTTTCGCTCGACCTCACGGGGCTGCCGCCGACCCTGGCCGAGATCGAGGCTTTCGCGTCCGATCCTGCGGCCGACGCCTACGAGAAGCTCGTCGACCGGCTGCTCGCGTCGCCGCGATACGGCGAGGCGATGGCGAGCGACTGGCTCGACGCCGCCCGCTACGCCGACACGAACGGCTATCAGAACGACTTCGCCCGGACGATGTGGCCATGGCGCGACTGGGTGGTCGCCGCCTTCAACCGAAATCAGCCTTTCGACCAGTTCGCGATTGAGCAGATCGCCGGCGACCGACTCCCGAATCCCAGCCTCGCCCAGAAGATCGCCACCGGCTTCAACCGCAACAACCGCACCGTCACCGAGGCCGGCTCGATCGACGAGGAGTATCGAATCGAGAACGCCGTCGACCGCGTGGAGACCACGTCCACCGTGTTCCTCGGGCTGACGATGGGTTGCGCCCGCTGCCACGACCACAAGTACGACCCGGTGACGCAGAAGGAGTTCTACGAGTTCCTCGGCTTCTTCAACAACTTGAACGAGAAGGGCGTCTACACCGAGACTCGGGGCAACGTCCCGCCCCTGATCGCGGCTCCCTCGCCCGAGCAGCAGGCGCAGATGAAGGGGCTCGAAGCGGCGATCGCCGAGGCTGCGGAGGTGGCCCGGAAGGCGGAAGCGGGCCTCGACGCCAAGCAGGCCGCCTGGGAGGAGACCGCGCGCGGCGAAGCCGTCCCGAGCGAGCCGATCGACTGGTCGCTCCGTTTCCCGCTCTCTGGCGACCTGGCGGGGGACGCCCCGGCCGGCGCGACGGCCTCGGGCTCCTTTCAAGGAGAAGGAGAGCCGATCTGGGTCGACGGCCCCATATCGCGCGGCCTGACGCTCGACGGGCGTCCTGAATCGTATGTCGAGGCCGGGCCCGGCCTCCCCCTCGAACCGACCTCGCCTTTCACCTTCGCCATGTGGGTGCGTCCGCTGGGCGACGGAGCCTGCCTGAGCAAGATGGACGAGCAGGCCGCCCATCGGGGTTACGACGTCTGCGTCCTGGAAGGCAAGATCACGGTCCATTTGATCCACTCCTGGCCCGGCGACGCAATCAAGGTCAAGACGAAGGAGCCGCTCCCTCGCGCCCCCTGGTCGCACGTGGTCGTCGGCTACGATGGCTCGGGCAAGGCGCAGGGAGTGAAGATCCTCGTCGACGGCAAGGCCGCCGCAATCGAGGTCGAGGCCGACGCCCTCAAGAACACCCTCGCCACCGATCAGCCCCTGCGAATCGGCCGACGGACGACGGGCCTGCCGTTCCGGGGCGAGTTGGCCGACGTCCGCTTCTATAACCGGGACCTCTCGGCCGACGAGGTCCGTCGCCTGTTCGAGCGGCCGATCGTCGAGATCGCACGACTCTCCGACGCCGACAGGACCCCGATCCGCAGGGAGGTCCTGGCCCGATACTTCCGCGAAAGCGTGGACCGCGAACTTCCGCCGCTCGCCGCGCGGCTGGCACGGCTCCAGGGCGAGAAGGCGGAGGCCGAGAAGGCGATTCCGACGGTGATGATCATGGAGGACGCGGCCGAGCCTCGACCGCTCCACCTGCTCAAGCGCGGCCAGTACGACCAGCCCGAGACGTCGGAGTCGCTGACGGCCGGCGTCCCCGCATGCCTCCCCCCCCTCCCCTCGGGCGTCGCCCCCGATCGCCTGGCGCTGGCCCGATGGCTGGTCGCCCCGGAGAATCCGCTCACGGCCCGCGTGACCGTCAACCGGATCTGGCAGCGTCACTTCGGCGAGGGCCTGGTCAAGTCGTCGGAAAACTTCGGACTCCAAAGTGAGCCTCCGACGCACCCCATGCTCCTGGATTGGCTGGCGACGGAACTGGTCCGCGGGGGCTGGGATCTCAAACACCTGCACCGGCTGATCGTCACGAGCGCCGCTTACCGGCAGTCGTCCCGGGTGCCGGCCGAGCTGGTTCAGCGCGACCCGGAGAATCGACTCCTCGCCCGCGGCCCGCGATTCCGACTGGGCGCGGAAGCGGTCCGCGATAACGTGCTGGCGATCTCGGGCTTGCTCGCCTCGCGATTCGGCGGCCCATCCGACAAGCCGTACCAGCCCGCCGGGCTGTGGGAGGAACTGGCCGGAGGCGCGGGAGAAGGCCCCTACATCCAGGACAAGGGGGAGGGACTCTACCGTCGCAGCCTCTACATCTACCGGAAGCGGACGGTCCCCCACCCCGTCATGGCCACCTTCGACGCT includes:
- a CDS encoding gamma carbonic anhydrase family protein; this encodes MGDVHIGPDSSVWYHAVIRGDTEQIRIGASTNIQDLTMIHADPGAPCVVGNRVTVGHRAILHGCRVEDDCLIGMGAVLLNGSKVGAGSVVGAGALLLENMEIPPGSLVVGSPARVLRLLGESTQWKLEQSWRHYRDLARRHRAGEFPPFVAADHAEPEPS
- a CDS encoding YfhO family protein; translated protein: MTRDSLIAKLLVFGCLAALLLACFHRVLLDGHQFAYRDAAHFYYPLYERVQREWDAGRWPLWEPEENSGMPLMGNPTAAVLYPGKVVYAVLPYAWAARLYIVGHVALAFAAMLALMRSWKVSWTGAGLSALSYSFCGPILFQYCNIIYLVGAAWLPLGFLAVDRWIRDGSRWAVLGLAVVLAMQTLGGDPQSAYLMGLCALAYAAGAAWTSGRGFREAQPPEPSTTRTALPWRAILLGLLVAGIWTMATLELARVLPSLRPAKLPDKPTPPLPWMLWAPAVVPVVWAIVLAIYFVRKKPTRERRTVWRLAMGLGVAGALAGALTAAQLLPVVEFTQQTTRAAAGGPHEIYPFSVEPFRLVEMLWPNVFGSYFDGNASWVDLVKISADRSKVWVPSLYMGGAVILLALAAVAFRRGDAARVWLSWIVVVTLLGSFGEFSSPIWASRFANSTLGVGYPGIGPFDPPNDPPLRKDGHLRDGDGGVYWAMTTFLPGFRQFRFPSKLMTFSILGIAALAGFGWDDLGRGRERRLRRSTVVLLSLSSACLLGWLSARGPILKVFEGAQLSSSFGPFDPVAAYGETRRALGQGVLVFAATLGLVALRPRRPGLACAAVLLLVTLDLGLANRRMIATAPQELFEVEPEVLGVIKAAEAARPSDGPYRIHRSPIWNPAGWIESASDDRVRDFMEWERATIQPKYGITLGVEYTHTIGVAELYDYEWYFGGWLFSTSPEFARSIGITPGQKVVYFPRRSFDMWNTRYFILPSYTNDWLDENRGFAAFLADTEIIHPRPGKTDSPESRKQAEDWVKTKDYQIRRNLNQFPRAWVVHRAKGLTTLRGMSPEARSGPMMEIMYDDNDPIWRDPTMISYDPRQIAWVENDDAAALAPFTRGGVSRPSEVVKVGYPRSDRVELDVTLDAPGIVVLADVYYPGWKLTIDGQPSPVYRVNRMMRGAAVESGTHHLVYSYEPRSFRLGLLVSMAGLGVALGLAAFASRRPRTPLPWTAAVAKPGA
- a CDS encoding cytochrome-c peroxidase, with the protein product MTMSRLRPLLVPGVLLLAGSALLQQSMQAAAKGGPRILAMLQDEPNKPPDEDPANPAEFLYQRSDPSLIDDEPLEVVVPKGLPPLTPKSVVPLSNPITKGKYELGRLLYFDPRVSLDGSVSCATCHNPDKGWSDGGRVSAGIDGQRGNRNSPTVFNTAYGKHMFWDGRSPSLEGQAQGPMVNPIEMGEQKHEQIVKRLREVPEYRQWFRKVFGTDVTLDGMAKAIATFERVAALSGNSKYDRYIHGEYDVLNESEKRGMVLFGLRLDPEDEYEPTVELQKAKCTLCHVGANFTDEEFHNLGIGWNEAKKQHDDPGRWAPEPIGQKGDHSLGAFKTPTVRNVELTAPYMHDGSMKTLEEVMDHYNKGGTPNPSLDKDMVPLKLTPQEIADVIAFMRALTGEVKSTAELLPAKLPDNPDGTCPDPVAALTPPGG
- a CDS encoding indolepyruvate ferredoxin oxidoreductase subunit alpha translates to MSASLAQKPRKVIPKILAVINADGCTGCDACLEICPVECIYKVAGEDHPGLMGFCDIDLDRCIGCKHCQQICPWDAIEMVDTADVASHVAAKGGPPRYIDEAWDDLVDQALRNAEEFLAKKRK
- a CDS encoding thioesterase family protein, producing MKQTPRTGLTGEMIVEVVEENCINFADGRMPAVLSTPWLVAYLEFVARDALAVCLEDHERSVGALVEIEHLAPSPIGARVTCRARVIHVDGPIVTFHIEAFDETEAVARGLHKRRVIDADRFARRVEKKRRPAGS
- a CDS encoding DUF1553 domain-containing protein gives rise to the protein MPPYRSFVAAFCLVVVLAAPAGKAEPPSVDFSRDVLPILSENCLLCHGPDAAARKADLRLDVSESALRKEEPIIVPGDPEESEFLRRLTTDDADEKMPPAKSGKTLTPEQVATLTKWVEEGARWGKHWAFDAPRRPEPPVVHRPEWVRNPIDRFVLARLEREGIAPAPEADPATLIRRLSLDLTGLPPTLAEIEAFASDPAADAYEKLVDRLLASPRYGEAMASDWLDAARYADTNGYQNDFARTMWPWRDWVVAAFNRNQPFDQFAIEQIAGDRLPNPSLAQKIATGFNRNNRTVTEAGSIDEEYRIENAVDRVETTSTVFLGLTMGCARCHDHKYDPVTQKEFYEFLGFFNNLNEKGVYTETRGNVPPLIAAPSPEQQAQMKGLEAAIAEAAEVARKAEAGLDAKQAAWEETARGEAVPSEPIDWSLRFPLSGDLAGDAPAGATASGSFQGEGEPIWVDGPISRGLTLDGRPESYVEAGPGLPLEPTSPFTFAMWVRPLGDGACLSKMDEQAAHRGYDVCVLEGKITVHLIHSWPGDAIKVKTKEPLPRAPWSHVVVGYDGSGKAQGVKILVDGKAAAIEVEADALKNTLATDQPLRIGRRTTGLPFRGELADVRFYNRDLSADEVRRLFERPIVEIARLSDADRTPIRREVLARYFRESVDRELPPLAARLARLQGEKAEAEKAIPTVMIMEDAAEPRPLHLLKRGQYDQPETSESLTAGVPACLPPLPSGVAPDRLALARWLVAPENPLTARVTVNRIWQRHFGEGLVKSSENFGLQSEPPTHPMLLDWLATELVRGGWDLKHLHRLIVTSAAYRQSSRVPAELVQRDPENRLLARGPRFRLGAEAVRDNVLAISGLLASRFGGPSDKPYQPAGLWEELAGGAGEGPYIQDKGEGLYRRSLYIYRKRTVPHPVMATFDAPSREICQVKRDRTNTPLQALELLNDVVYVEAARSLATLMLEKGGSTPEDRIAYAFRRATAREPNQNERRVLLAGLEHYLEAFRAEPEAAKALIGQGERPIPANLEPVELAAYSATAGVILNLDETITLE